A genome region from Pongo pygmaeus isolate AG05252 chromosome 17, NHGRI_mPonPyg2-v2.0_pri, whole genome shotgun sequence includes the following:
- the LOC129019134 gene encoding large ribosomal subunit protein uL13-like, giving the protein MNTNPSRGPYHFRAPSRIFWRTVRGMLPHKTKRGWAAVDRLKVFDGIPQPYDKKKRMVVPAALKVVHLKPTRKFAYLGRLAHEVGWKYHAVTATLEEKRKEKAKIHYRKKKQLMRLRKQDEKNVEKKIDKYTEVLKTHGLLV; this is encoded by the coding sequence ATGAACACCAACCCTTCCCGAGGCCCCTACCACTTCCGGGCCCCCAGCCGCATCTTCTGGCGGACCGTGCGAGGTATGCTGCCCCACAAGACCAAGCGAGGCTGGGCCGCTGTGGACCGTCTCAAGGTGTTTGACGGCATCCCACAGCCCTACGACAAGAAAAAGCGGATGGTGGTTCCTGCTGCCCTCAAGGTTGTGCATCTGAAGCCTACAAGAAAGTTTGCCTATCTGGGGCGCCTGGCTCATGAGGTTGGCTGGAAGTACCACGCAGTGACAGCCAccctggaggagaagaggaaggagaaagccaAGATCCACTACCGGAAGAAGAAACAGCTCATGAGGCTACGGAAACAGGACGAGAAGAACGTAGAGaagaaaattgacaaatacaCAGAGGTCCTCAAGACCCATGGACTCCTGGTCTGA